tgtgagtgctgtgagtgctgtgagtgctgtgggtgctgtgggtgctgtgagtgctgtgggtgctgtgggtgctgtgggtgctgtgagtgctgtgggtgctgtgggtgctgtgagtgctgtgagtgctgtgggtgctgtgggtgctgtgagtgctgtgggtgctgtgggtgctgtgggggctgtgagtgctgtgggtgctgtgggtgctgtgggtgctgtgagtgctgtgggtgctgtgggtgctgtgagtgctgtgggtgctgtgagtgctgtgagtgctgtgggtgctgtgggtgctgtgggtgctgtgagtgctgtgagtgctgtgagtgctgtgggtgctgtgggtgctgtgagtgctgtgggtgctgtgggtgctgtgggtgctgtgagtgctgtgggtgctgtgggtgctgtgagtgctgtgagtgctgtgggtgctgtgggtgctgtgagtgctgtgggtgctgtgagtgctgtgggtgctgtgggtgctgtgggtgctgtgggtgctgtgagtgctgtgggtgggtgctgtgagtgctgtgggtgctgtgggtgctgtgagtgctgtgggtgctgtgggtgctgtgggtgctgtgagtgctgtgggtgctgtgggtgctgtgagtgctgtgggtgctgtgggtgctgtgggtgctgtgagtgctgtgggtgctgtgggtgctgtgagtgctgtgggtgctgtgggtgctgtgggtgctgtgggtgctgtgagtgctgtgggtgctgtgagtgctgtgggtgctgtgggtgctgtgagtgctgtgggtgctgtgggtgctgtgggtgctgtgagtgctgtgggtgctgtgggtgctgtgggtgctgtgagtgctgtgggtgctatggatgctgtgggtgctgtgagtgctgtgagtgctgtgggtgctgtgggtgctgtgggtgctgtgagtgctgtgggtgctgtgggtgctgtgagtgctgtgggtgctgtgggtgctgtgggtgctgtgggtgctgtgagtgctgtgagtgctgtgggtgctgtgagtgctgtgggtgctgtgggtgctgtgagtgctgtgagtgctgtgggtgctgtgggtgttATGgatgctgtgggtgctgtgagtgctgtgggtgctgtgggtgctgtgagtgctgtgggtgctgtgggtgctatggatgctgtgggtgctgtgagtgctgtgggtgctgtgggtgctgtgagtgctgtgagtgctgtgggtgagtgctgtgggtgctgtgggtgctatggatgctgtgggtgctgtgagtgctgtgggtgctatggatgctgtgggtgctgtgagtgctgtgggtgctgtgagtGCTATGGAtgctgtgagtgctgtgggtgctgtgggtgctgtgggtgctgtaCACGCTGCGCACACTTGCccggagcagcaggagcaggcacagggggatggaggagatgcTCTGAGATGGGGACCTTGGGgccacccatgggtgggggCTGCAGTGTGGGTCGGGGCACGGGGGCGGTGGGCTCAGGGCCTCAGCGGGACAGTGGGCATCACCAGCCCCACGCCCTCACGGTCCCCGTGCCAGAGCCCAGGGCCACCCACGGGTGGGGGCTGCGGTGCGGATTGGGGCGGGGGGCTCGGGGAGTTGGCGCAGGGTGGTGGGTCTGGGCATGGCCAGCCCCCGCCCTCACGCTGGCGGTGCCGTCAGGGTGCCCTGGGCCGAGGCTCGAGCCCGGTTCTTCAGCCACGGGAAGAACAAGACGTCGCTGGACGCCATCGAGCGGGCAGCCTTCTTCCTGACGCTGGACGAGGAGGAGCACGGCTACCGCCCGGGCCGCGAGGGCTGCATGGACGCCTACGCCAAGTCCCTGCTGCACGGCCAGTGCTACGACCGGTGggcacccccccagccccgccccaggctcccccgccccgcggcccccACCCAGccctcacccccctccccgcagctgGTTCGACAAGTCCTTCACCCTGGTGGTCTACAAGAACGGGAAGCTGGGGGCCAACGCCGAGCACTCCTGGGCCGACGCGCCCATCATCGGGCACCTCTGGGAGgtaatggggggggggcacccccgGGCTGAGCACCCCTATGGGGCACCCCCACCTGGACACCGCCAGTGGGCACCCCTGTTGGGACCCCCGGGTTGGGGACCCCCGTTTAGGGACCCCCCCAGAGGTGGGCACCCTCAGGGCTGGGCACTCCTGTTGGGCGTCCCCAGGCTGAGCACCCCCATGGGGCACCCCCAGTTGGGCACCCCAGGGCAGAAGACCCCCCAGCTGGGCACCCCCAGAGATGGGCACTCCCCTCCTGGGGGCAGCGGGGTCCCAGGGGGATGCTCTGGGGGGAGCCCTGGGACAAGCTGGGATGAGGGGGGCTGCggtggggggacacggggccGCCCTGGGGTGAGTGGGGCAGCcagggggggaatggggggacTTGGGGGGCCGTGGGCCCCACGCTCAGGGGCACCTCTCCCCCCCAGTTCATGCTGGCGACAGACAAATTCCAGCTGGGCTACACGGAGGGGGGGCACTGCCTGGGCGAGCCCGACACCCTGCTCGCCCCCCCGCAGCGCCTCCAGTGGGACATCCCCCAGGAGGTGGGTCTGACCCCCAAGTGCGCCCGCTCCGGTCCCGCAGGCAGGATCTCGGGGTCCCCCTGCACCGCGTGACAGCAGGGTGGGCTCTGCACCCCGCAGCATCGGCACACCGGGGTCCCGTTGGCCCCCCCCAGcgcccctgcctgcaccccgggCAGTGTCTCCCTGCTCCGGGcgatggggggggggcggggggccggTGCCGTGCGCCCCGTCTGCCATAGGCACAACTCTCCGCAGTGCCGTGCCGCCATCGAGGGCTCGTACCGCCTGGCCAAGGCGCTGGCCGACGACGTGGACTTCTGCTGCTTCCAGTTCTCCGACTTCGGGAAGGGGCTGATCAAGAAGTGCCGGACCAGCCCCGACGCCTTCATCCAGATCTCCCTGCAGCTCGCCCACTTCCGCGTGAGCTGCTCCGACGGGAtggggacgggacgggacaggacgggacgggatgggatgggatggggatgggatgggatgggatgggatgggaatgggatgggaatgggatgggatgggatggggatgggatggggatggggatgggatggggatggggatgggatgggatgggaatgggatgggatggggatggggatggggatggggatgggatggggatggggatggggatgggatgggatgggattgggatggggatgggactgggattgggatggggatgggatggggatgggaatggggatgggatggggatgggatggggatggggatgggatggggatgggactgggattgggatggggatgggatggggatggggatggggagtgggatgggatgggatggggatgggatgggatgggatggggatgggatggggatggggatggggatggggtggggatgggatgggatgggatgggatggggatggggatggggatgggatgggatgggatgggatggggacagggacgggcACAGCATCTCCCGGACATGCCCTGGTCTCACCTGGCCTCTCTGCAGGACAAGGGCTGCTTCTGCCTCACCTACGAGGCCTCCATGACACGGCTGTTCCGTGAGGGCCGGACGGAGACAGTGAGGTCCTGCACCGCCGAGTCCACCGCCTTCGTGCGCAGCATGGGGGACCCCAGGCAGACCGTGAGCAATGCGCCGGGGTCCGGGTCTACGACCCCCCAACCCCTCCTCCCCGGACCTCCCCTCCAAGCCCTCAGCCCCGTCCTGCCGGGTCAGGACAGTCCCTGCACGGCCGGCTCAGCCAGCACCTCCCCTCCCTCTGGTGGTCCCATCCCCTGGGGAGGTCCCTGTCCCTCGGGGAGGTCCCCATCTCTGGCAGAAGTCCCTATTCCTTGGGAATGTCCCTGACTCTGGAGAAAGTGCCCATCTCTGGAGGTCCTCACCCCTCGAGGAAGTCCCCATCCCTCGGGGTGGTCCTCATCCCCTGGGGAGGTCCCTTTCCCTGGGAGAGGTGCCCATCCCTTGGGActgtctccccagagctgcgCAGCCGTTGCCTCCCCCGGGCAGGACCAGGGAGCGCTCGCCCCACGCAGAGCACCCAGGGTGGCCAGGCCGGGGGTGACGGGACCCCGGCCCTGAGCCGGTTCTCCCCACAGCGAGCCGAGCGCCAGCGGCTCTTCAAGCTGGCGGCCGACAAGCACCAGCACATGTACCGCATGGCCATGACCGGGGCCGGCATCGACCGGCACCTCTTCTGCCTCTACGTGGTGTCCCGCTACCTGGGGGTGCAGTCCCCCTTCCTGGCCCAGGTGAGCCCAGGCGGGCGTGGGGGCACGCAGCACCACACAGCACCGCGCAGCACCGCGACGGCGATGTGCACGGCACGCAGGACACTGCATGGGCGCGTGGGGcgggggctgggctggaggctgTGCCCGTGGGCAGCGGGGTGCAGTGGGGTGCAGTGGGGTGCAGCGGGGCACAGTGGGGTGCAGCGGGGTGCAGTGGGGTGCAGCGGGGCACAGTGGGGTGCAATGGGGTGCAGCAGGGCACGGTGGGGTGCAGCAGGGCACAGTGGGGTGCAGTGGGGTGCAGCGGGGCACAGTGCGGTGCAGCTTGGTGCAGTGGGGTGCAGTGGGGCACAGTGGGGTGCAGCGGGGCACAGTGGGGTGCAGTGGGGTGCAGCAGGGCACAGTGGGGTGCAGCTTGGTGCAGTGGGGTGCAGTGGGGCACAGTGGGGTGCAGTGGGGTGCAGCGGGGCACAGTGGGGTGCAGCGGGGCACAGTGGGGTGCAGCTTGGCGCAGTGGAGTGCTCAGCCGGCAGCACTGACACCCGGTCGGGGGTCGGGGCAGGTGCTGTCGGAGCCCTGGCGCCTCTCCACCAGCCAGACaccgcagcagcagctgaagatgtTCGACCTGAACAAGTACCCCGACCACGTCTCCACCGGCGGCGGCTTCGGCCCCGTGAGcatccccggggctgggggggagcagagagggtGGGGGTGTGCACAGGGTGGGGGCAGCAGGTGGCTGTGcaaaggggcgggggggtgggtgtgcaAAGGGGCAGGTGTATGAATGTGcaaaggggcgggggggtgggtgtgcaAAGGGGCAGACAGGTGGTCCGTACCCCCCCCATGGCCCAGGCGGGTGACCCCGGCGGGTGCccccagtggtgcccagtgcccCCGGGGTGCCGTGGCCCCGCTCATCACCCCCCCGCAGGTGGCAGACGACGGCTATGGCGTCTCCTACATCATCGCTGGCGAGAACCTCATCACCTTCCACGTCTCCAGCAAGTTCTCCAGCTCCGAGACGGTGAgagccccagggcagggggcaCCCCCCAagtggggggctgggggctcctcGGGCAGGACAGGGTCCCCATGGGCCTGGGGCAGCCCCCCAACCCACCgcatcccagcccctctcctgtgggaccccccaccccactcaAGGCCTCTGGTGCTGCCGGTGCAGGACCTGCCGGGGGTCccaggggcaggggggggcCGGTTCCCGCTCTcggggggggccgcggggctCATGGGTGCTGCCCCGCAGGACTCCAAGCGCTTTGGGAGGAACATCCGCCAGGCCATGCTGGACATCGCCGAGCTCTTCGACAAGCCGGCCGAGAAGGGGGGGAAGTGAGGGGGGAGCGGTCCCAGCCCCCCGCGTGGGGGGCCACGGAGCTGGgcgaggggtgggggggcagcaggggtgTCGCTGCTTTGTACATGTTTCCAATAAAGGCTGTTGGTGTGAGCCCCTCCCCGCTCCGCGCCCACCGTCGGGCTGGGGTCCCCCACACTGGGCAGGTGCACCCCGGGCTGGGGCTCCCCACACCCACTGCACCCCCACGGGGTCCTGGGACCCCCCAGGCAGCCGATGGGCACCGGCCAGCGGGCACTGGCCAGGGTGTCAGCAGCTCCTTGGGCACCGGATGAAAGGCGCCGGTGACCGGTGAGCCGTGCCTGCGGTGAGCCGTGCCCGTGGTGAGCTGGTGACCGGTGAGCTGTGCCCGCCGGTGAGCCGTGCCCGCGGTGAGCTGGTGACCGGTGAGCCGTGCCTGCAGTGAGCTGTGCCTGCCGGCTGCCTGCGTAGCGGTGACGGGGAGTGTGCAGCAGGGCACGGCGGCAGGGACGGTTGCTGCGCAGAGCCCCTCGGCCGTGTCCGGCACGGCGGGACGCCTCGCCCCATGCAGCACCCGATGGTTGGAGGCAGCCAGCACCCTCCTCCCACCGGCTGCCTGCACCCATGGAGCAGGACACAGGGctgggagccccccccccccatcctgggATGCTCCAGCTCCAGGATGCAGGCTGAGagcccacccagcacccacaccctgcctgcacaccctgcctgcacacccTGCCTTACCCTCCTTTCTGCGCCCCTGCCTGCTTCCCCTCCTGCGCTGCCAGAGCTGCCCGATGTCCCTGCGCAGAAGGACACAGCGAGGTGATGGGGAGGTGGCACTGCGGTGACATCCCTAGAGCCGGCACAGATGCTGCGCCCACCGCGGGCTGCCGAGCCGGGgtccctcctgcagccaggcGCAGGGGCCACTGTCACCCTCACCCCAAGGAGGGGGGTGTGACCCCCCCCGGCCATACACCCCAACTCAGCCGAGGGGGGCTGGAGCATCAACGGGATGTGGGGACACCGAGCGGGAGCCGCCGTCTGCCCACGCCGGTGCCAGTCCCCTTGTGTGGGCatctgccagcccctgccctgggcccGGTGCTGGGCCACATCCTGCACCCCGACCCTGTGCTGTGGCCGTGTCCTGCACCCAAATCCTGCACTGGGGCCTCATCCTGCACCTCGCCCCCACGGCCCAGCACAGACACGTGGCCGGGGGGCTCAAAGT
This sequence is a window from Balearica regulorum gibbericeps isolate bBalReg1 chromosome 1, bBalReg1.pri, whole genome shotgun sequence. Protein-coding genes within it:
- the CPT1B gene encoding carnitine O-palmitoyltransferase 1, muscle isoform, with the translated sequence MAEAHQAVAFQFTVTPEGLDFHLSREAVKQLYLAGISSWKKRLVRAKNSFLTGVYPASPSSWMVVVMATAGSFYCQVDPSLGMIARIRHCLPESRLLSYESRTMLSAALFSTGVWLSAVVLFRQALKLLLSYHGWMFEPHGKMSRSTRIWVALMKVLSVRKPLLYSFQTSLPKLPVPSVEATVTRYLESVRPLMDDDKYSKMEALAKEFKEKTAPRLQKYLILKSWWTTNYVSDWWEQYIYLRGRSPLMVNSNYYAMDFLYVTPSHIQAARAGNVVHAILLYRRKLDRGEIPPMMALGIVPMCSYQSERMFNTTRIPGKETDTLLHLVDSKHLAVYHKGRFYKVWLYYGGQLLRPRDLELQFQRILDDPSPPQPGEERLAALTAGERVPWAEARARFFSHGKNKTSLDAIERAAFFLTLDEEEHGYRPGREGCMDAYAKSLLHGQCYDRWFDKSFTLVVYKNGKLGANAEHSWADAPIIGHLWEFMLATDKFQLGYTEGGHCLGEPDTLLAPPQRLQWDIPQECRAAIEGSYRLAKALADDVDFCCFQFSDFGKGLIKKCRTSPDAFIQISLQLAHFRDKGCFCLTYEASMTRLFREGRTETVRSCTAESTAFVRSMGDPRQTRAERQRLFKLAADKHQHMYRMAMTGAGIDRHLFCLYVVSRYLGVQSPFLAQVLSEPWRLSTSQTPQQQLKMFDLNKYPDHVSTGGGFGPVADDGYGVSYIIAGENLITFHVSSKFSSSETDSKRFGRNIRQAMLDIAELFDKPAEKGGK